Part of the Deferribacterota bacterium genome, TATATGTAGCAGGAACATCACATAGCAAATTTGGAAGATTAGAGGATAAAAGTATCTATGATTTAATTTGTGAAGCTGGAAAAGGTGCCTTAGAAGATAGTAATATAGAGGCAAAGGATATTGGTGGAATCTGGGTAGGGAATTTTAATGCACCCGTTTTGAATAATCAAAGTCATTTGGGTCCAATTGCTCTTGATATTCACAAGGATTTCAGGTTTAAGCCAGCTACAAGTGTGGAAAACGCTTGTGCTAGCGGGATGTCAGCTATACTCCAAGCAATAAACGCAATTAGGGCAGGAGAGGTTGATTTTGCTTTAGTTATAGCTGCAGAAAAAATGACATCCCTTGATACGAAAGGGGTAACCTATGCATTGGCACAGGCTTCACATTGGGAGCTTGAAGGCTCTAAAGGTATGACCTTCCCAGGGCTTTTTGCTGAATTTGCAAAGGGTTATATGAAAAAATACAATATTAGTTTAGATAGGTTAAGGGTTGCATTTGCCAAGATTGCTTCTAAAAATCACAGAAATGCCCTTCACAATCCTTTAGCACAACTACCCAGGGATTTAAGCTATGAAGATATATTAAATTTGCCTGAGAAAAAAAATCCTATAGTTGCTGATCCACTTAGAGTCTATGATTGTTCGTTAATATCAGATGGTGCTGCCGCTGTTGTATTGACAAATAAGAAAGAAGTAGCAAAGAAGAATGGTTCTGTCATTGAAATTGCGGGGATAAAACATGTTAGTGATTATTTAAGCATGAAAAATAGGGAAAATTATACATTGTCCGGTGCAAAAATTGCTATAGACAGTGTTCTTAAAGAAACTAACCTAACTATAGATGATATAGATTTTGCAGAAATCCACGATTGTTTTACTATAGCTGAGATTATGTTATATGAAGCTATGGGATTGGCAAAACCAGGTGAAGGCTATCTCTTGATTGATGAAGATACTGTTTTTCCAGAGGGTAAATTGCCTATTAACCTTTCAGGGGGTCTTAAAGCAAAGGGACATCCTGTTGGAGCAACAGGTGTTTCAATGGCTGTTTTAGCTACAAGACAACTTATGGGTGATCCTATAGGGCTAAAAGCTGAAAATGCAAAAGTTGGTTTAACCTTTAATTTAGGCGGCTCAGGATCTACTAATGTAGCAGCAATATTTAAGAGAGAGGATTAGTTTAATTATATTTGGTTTAATACTTAATAAATAACATTTAGCTAAGGAGAGAGTGTTTATGCGTTATTTTGAGGATTTAGAAGTTGGAGAAAAGAAGTCTTTCGGTAGTGTTAAAGTAGATAAGGATGAAATAATAGATTTTGCTAAAAAGTTTGATCCCCAATATTTTCACATAGATGAAGAGGCTGCAAAAAAATCAATTTTTGGTTCCCTTTGTGCATCAGGTTGGTATACCGCCTCTATAACACACCGAATGGTTGTAGAAAATTACTTTAAGGATTTATCGGTTTTAGGCTCCCCAGGAGGAGATACCCTTAGGTGGCGAAAACCAGTATTTCCAGGAGATACACTCTCTGTTGAGTTAGAGGTAATGGAGAAGAAAAACCATAATAAGTATAAAGAAATAGGTATAGCTAGGATGAGATGGAATACCTTTAACCAAAATAAAGAAATTGTTATGTCATTAGTAGCTAATTTACTAGTTAATAAAAGAAATAATTAACTTTAGTTACATTATAAGAATAAAAGCTTATTAAGAATTTTTAAAATATACTAATTGTTAGGCAATAACTGATCTAAGGTGCATAGACTTCTGTTATATTGACAAGCTCTATCGAAATCGTAACTTGCTAGTTGGTATTCTCCTATATTTTCATATGCCACACCTCTATTATAATAGGCATAAGCATTCTGTGGGTCAATATTAAGTGCTGCAGTATAATCTTCAATTGCTTTATCATAGTTATTAATAGAAGCATAAACTAGGCCCCTAGCTACATATGCATCATCATAGTTTGGATATAATGTTATAGCATAAGAGAGGTCAGATATTGCTTGATTAATATTGCCAGTTTTATAAAAAGCAATCCCTCTGTTATAATATATAACAGGATTATTTGGATCTAACCTTGCTGCCTTTGTTAAATCATTAATTGCATTATTATAGTTAGAGCTATTTAAATAGGAGACTCCTCTATAAATATAACTATTTACATGATTTGGGTTTAATCTAAGTGTTTCAGTAAAATCATCTATAGCATTTTCATAATCACCTAGATTCATATACGCTAGCCCTCTATTATAATAAGCTATATATTTATCTGGATTTAGTTCTATTGCTTTTGTGTAGTCATTAATAGCATTATTAAAATCTTTTAGTTTAAAATAAGCATTTCCTCTTTTTAGATAAGCCTCATAGAAAGATGGGTCTAATTTTATAGCTTCTGTATAATCAAAGATTGCTTGATTATATCTTCCTAATTCATAGAAGGATTCAGCTCTTTTAAAATATAGCTCCTCATTAAAAGGATCAATAATAAGTGCTTGTGAGTAATAATTTATTGCATTTACATAATTACCAGAATTAAATGCTGCATCACCGTTTTCAATTAAACTATTATAATCCATCTCTTGAGCATTGAGGTAGCTAAATAAAAAGAGTGTAGCTATTATTATAAAGAATTTATTTATCATGTTATTTTAAAAATTTTATATTTTTAATATATTAATCGTCAATAATTAATATTTCTTAATAAAATTATTAAAGTAAATGCAAAAACTTCCGATTATGTAAAAAAAGTTTATAGAGAATGGTTATGATTAACAATATATTAAATAATATTATTGATAATATTATAACAAAACAGCAAAATGTAGATCAAGATAAACTTATACTTAATACAAATTTAGAAGGTGATCAATATAAGGCTTTGCAGTCTGCTGCAAATGAGTGGAACAGTGAATTAGGTGAAGATATTGTAGAGATTAGGCACGGTGATGCTTCTAAAGATCCATCAGGAGAAATGGATGGAATAAATTCTATTACCACTGGCGAATTACCAGGAAGCCCTATAGGGACAACCTATACACATTATAAGGTTTATAGCAAACAGAATCAAGGTATTCAAACCCAAAAGGAAGTAGATATAGTTATAGAGGATATTGAAGATGATGAGCTATTTGAGGCAGTAGCCCTACATGAGATTGGGCATGCACTAGGAGCTGAACATGTGCTAAGAGATGGTGCTGTTATGAACCCAAGGATTGAATCAGGTGATAAAGGAGACTACCCTACAGAATTAACAAAGGCCGATATTAACGCTGTGAAAAGAGGAAACAGAATTGGTGAATTTGTTAATAAAGTTGTCTAGCTCAGATTATTTTTTATTAAGCTGAAATTATTTTCTCTATTTCTTTTAACACTCTTTTTAAAGGCATGTTAAATTTATTTGCAATCTTCTTGCAATCCTCATATTCGGGAGAGATATTAATATTATCTCCAAAAGTAGCTTTTTTGACTCTTACACTTCCCCAAGGGGTTTCAATTGTATAAATATCTCTATTTAGTTCTACTTTATCAACAAAACGCTTTCTATAACCTATAGTAGTAGTTTCTTTAAATATTGTCTCAGCAATTACACCCTCATTACAAATATCAGTTAGTATTGTAATTAATGTAGCAGGTCTTTGTTTTTTCATAAAAATAGGTGTATAGTAAACATCTAGTGCGCCAGCATCAAACAATTTTTGCATTAAATATTCATATATTTGAGGATTCATATCATCTATTGTAGTTTCAATGAGTAGCTGCTCTTTTGTAGGTATATTCTCAGTTAATTCACCTATTATAACCCTTAATAGATTTGGTATTTTAAAATCCTTAGAGCCTGCTCCATAGCCAATATTGAGTACTTTCATTTGTGGCATATATCCTATGTGCTCTGAGAGAGTAGTTATAATTGCTGCTCCTGTAGGTGTTGTAACCTCATCTGCTATATTGTTTGAGTATATAGGGCAATTTTTTAAAAGTTCAATTGTTGCAGGCGCAGGTACCGGTATTTTACCATGAGCAGCATCAATAATACCACTTCCTATTGGTATTGGTGAAGAATAGATTTTTTCAATCCCTAATAAATTAAAGGCAATTAAACTGCCAACAATATCAATAATTGTATCTAGACCACTTAATTCATGAAAATGGACCTTGTTTATATCTATATTGTGGATCTTTGATTCTACTTCAGCTATTCTTTTAAATATTTTATTTGACAATAACTTAACATTATTATTTAATTTACTAATTTCAATAATTTCTAATATATCATTTAAATGTCTATGTTTTTTATGATCTTTATTTTTCCCTTGATGTATAGAATTATTATCTAATTCAATAATATTAACCTTTGTGCCCTCCATAAAAATCTTATTAGCCTTTGTTATTTCTATTCTGTATTCTGATTCTGGGATTGGAAGCTTTAATAGCTCTTTTTTCCATAGATCTATATCAAGACCTGCATCAATTAAAGCCCCTAAAATCATATCACCACTAATGCCACTAAAACAGTCAAAATAAGAAATTTTCAACTCAAACCTCCTTTAAGTTATATATCAATAAATCTATTCTCATTTAAATTTAGCCTAATGATTTTATTATTTTTAATGTGGAGTGTCTAGTGATTTATTGTGGGATTTACTAACATAGAAAGAAGATTGTAGTTTTACAGATTTATTTTATAAAAATCCTAAAGTAAATCATTATATGGTCGATAGTAAATTTAGAAAATGCTTTAAAGAGTATTAAATAAATTTATAGGAGGTATAAAATGCCGTTAGTAGTACAAACAAATGTATCAGCCATAACTGCACAAAGGTATGTTGGGCAAACACAAAATAATCTATCAAAGTCAATACAAAGATTGTCTTCAGGATTAAGGATTAATTCTCCAGCAGATGATGCTGCAGGGCTTTCTATAGCTGACCAAATTAAGGGGCAGATTGTTGGTTATGAAAGGGCTTCATTAAATGTTCAAGATGGTCTATCTATGTTGCAGGTTGCTGATGGAACACTTGGTGAAATCAATTCAATGCTTCAAAGGTTAAGGGAGTTGGCAGTTCAATCAGCAAATGGTATTTATAACGCAAATGATAGACAGTATATACAGCAAGAAGTAGATGAGCTAAAAGACGAGATTAATAGGGCTGCATATGCTGCTGAATTTAACACAAGAAAGCTATTAGATGGTGATATGACTGCACTATGGACAGCTGATAACCCTAATGTTAATACAGTAGTAAATGGGCCTGTTAAAACAGGTAATTATAAGATGGAATTAAATGTCACACCAGGTCAAAATGCTGTATACCAGACAACACAATTTCAATACGCAGAGAATACGAGTAATGCTAATATTATAGAAGGTCAAGAAGCTGTTAGTAATATTAATCCAGTAAATATGCCTGAAACAAACCCAATAACAGGTGAAGAGCTTACTTATAATATGGAGATTAACGATAATATTAATAATGGTAACGATAAAGACAAGGTGGTAATGGCAAAAACTGTAGAGAATATGCAGGATTTTGATGATTCAAATAAATTTAAAGATGTGGAAGTTAATAAAAGTGGTTATTTGTTAGTTGAATTCAACCAAGGTTATCCAGAAGACCCTGAAGACGGGCAAGAATATACTGGTTTTGCAACCCTAACATGGTATGATGCAAATAGTGATTTTACAGAATCAGTTACTGTGCCAGCTACATACAACGATAGAAATGGTTTGCTTGGAACAGAGATAGGCTCATATGCAGATGATTTAGAGATTGATCTAACAGCTTTAACAGCTTTTGATGAAGGGACATTAGATATAGGTGGGGAAGAATTTGACAGGATAGAAGCTGGCGATAAGGTATTATATTCAGTAAGTGATAGAAACACTGTAGATGATGATGCAGGTCCAGAAGAGTTTACGGTAAAACTACAATCTATTTCAAACCCTGATGTTACAACAGATATACAGTTTAACCAATTATCTGGAACAAATCAAACATTTCAACAGGTTGAAATGGATGAAAATGGCAATGTATGGACGTATAAATACAATGTTCAATTTGCAGGTTTAGAAGATGATGACTACAATATATCCTTTAATGTAGAACAAAACCAACAAAAAGAAATTGTTGATTATAATACACAGCTTGGTGAACTTGCCCAATTTATTTCCTCCGATGGTAGTGAAGCCTTTGCTACCTCAAAAGATTTGACTATCTATGGTGGTAACGGGGAAAGTGCTACCATTCATTTGTCTGGTTCAAATACTGTTAAGGAACTTGAAGATAAATTAAACCAGGCTTTAATAAGTATGGGATATGGCTCTATTG contains:
- a CDS encoding thiolase domain-containing protein; translated protein: YVAGTSHSKFGRLEDKSIYDLICEAGKGALEDSNIEAKDIGGIWVGNFNAPVLNNQSHLGPIALDIHKDFRFKPATSVENACASGMSAILQAINAIRAGEVDFALVIAAEKMTSLDTKGVTYALAQASHWELEGSKGMTFPGLFAEFAKGYMKKYNISLDRLRVAFAKIASKNHRNALHNPLAQLPRDLSYEDILNLPEKKNPIVADPLRVYDCSLISDGAAAVVLTNKKEVAKKNGSVIEIAGIKHVSDYLSMKNRENYTLSGAKIAIDSVLKETNLTIDDIDFAEIHDCFTIAEIMLYEAMGLAKPGEGYLLIDEDTVFPEGKLPINLSGGLKAKGHPVGATGVSMAVLATRQLMGDPIGLKAENAKVGLTFNLGGSGSTNVAAIFKRED
- a CDS encoding MaoC family dehydratase — its product is MRYFEDLEVGEKKSFGSVKVDKDEIIDFAKKFDPQYFHIDEEAAKKSIFGSLCASGWYTASITHRMVVENYFKDLSVLGSPGGDTLRWRKPVFPGDTLSVELEVMEKKNHNKYKEIGIARMRWNTFNQNKEIVMSLVANLLVNKRNN
- a CDS encoding tetratricopeptide repeat protein; protein product: MINKFFIIIATLFLFSYLNAQEMDYNSLIENGDAAFNSGNYVNAINYYSQALIIDPFNEELYFKRAESFYELGRYNQAIFDYTEAIKLDPSFYEAYLKRGNAYFKLKDFNNAINDYTKAIELNPDKYIAYYNRGLAYMNLGDYENAIDDFTETLRLNPNHVNSYIYRGVSYLNSSNYNNAINDLTKAARLDPNNPVIYYNRGIAFYKTGNINQAISDLSYAITLYPNYDDAYVARGLVYASINNYDKAIEDYTAALNIDPQNAYAYYNRGVAYENIGEYQLASYDFDRACQYNRSLCTLDQLLPNN
- a CDS encoding matrixin family metalloprotease, which translates into the protein MINNILNNIIDNIITKQQNVDQDKLILNTNLEGDQYKALQSAANEWNSELGEDIVEIRHGDASKDPSGEMDGINSITTGELPGSPIGTTYTHYKVYSKQNQGIQTQKEVDIVIEDIEDDELFEAVALHEIGHALGAEHVLRDGAVMNPRIESGDKGDYPTELTKADINAVKRGNRIGEFVNKVV
- the larC gene encoding nickel pincer cofactor biosynthesis protein LarC, which gives rise to MKISYFDCFSGISGDMILGALIDAGLDIDLWKKELLKLPIPESEYRIEITKANKIFMEGTKVNIIELDNNSIHQGKNKDHKKHRHLNDILEIIEISKLNNNVKLLSNKIFKRIAEVESKIHNIDINKVHFHELSGLDTIIDIVGSLIAFNLLGIEKIYSSPIPIGSGIIDAAHGKIPVPAPATIELLKNCPIYSNNIADEVTTPTGAAIITTLSEHIGYMPQMKVLNIGYGAGSKDFKIPNLLRVIIGELTENIPTKEQLLIETTIDDMNPQIYEYLMQKLFDAGALDVYYTPIFMKKQRPATLITILTDICNEGVIAETIFKETTTIGYRKRFVDKVELNRDIYTIETPWGSVRVKKATFGDNINISPEYEDCKKIANKFNMPLKRVLKEIEKIISA